In Panicum virgatum strain AP13 chromosome 4N, P.virgatum_v5, whole genome shotgun sequence, a single window of DNA contains:
- the LOC120669668 gene encoding ethylene-responsive transcription factor WIN1-like, which yields MVASKKKFRGVRQRHWGSWVSEIRHPLLKRRVWLGTFETAEEAARAYDEAAVLMSGRNAKTNFPVPRTATRELAPVPPARDARGGSSSAAASAGGNNSSSLSQILSAKLRKCCKTPSPSLTCLRLDPEKSHIGVWQKRAGARADSSWVMTVQLNKDAAAAASSSGEEPAPSDGAAATPTSTSTVTTDGSPSASAMMDDEEERIALQMIEELLGRSSPVSHSHGMLQAGEGSLVI from the exons ATGGTAGCGTCGAAGAAGAAGTTCCGCGGCGTCAGGCAGCGCCACTGGGGCTCCTGGGTCTCCGAGATTAGGCACCCGCTGCT GAAGAGGAGGGTGTGGCTGGGCACCTTCGagacggcggaggaggcggcgcgggcgtaCGACGAGGCCGCCGTCCTCATGAGCGGCCGCAACGCCAAGACCAACTTCCCCGTCCCGAGGACCGCCACCAGGGAGCTGGCGCCCGTGCCGCCCGCGCGGGACGCCCGCGGCGGCTCGTCGTCGGCTGCTGCCTCCGCCGGCGGCAATAACAGCAGCAGCCTGTCGCAGATCCTCAGCGCCAAGCTCCGCAAGTGCTGCAAGACGCCGTCCCCGTCGCTCACCTGCCTCCGCCTCGACCCGGAGAAGTCCCACATTGGCGTGTGGCAGAagcgcgccggcgcccgcgccgaCTCCAGCTGGGTCATGACCGTCCAGCTCAACAAGGACGCCGCAGCGGCCGCCTCGTCGTCCGGCGAGGAGCCGGCGCccagcgacggcgcggcggccacgCCGACCTCCACGTCCACGGTGACCACGGACggctcgccgtcggcgtcggcaatgatggacgacgaggaggagaggaTCGCGCTGCAGATGATCGAGGAGCTGCTGGGCAGGAGCAGCCCGGTCTCGCACTCACATGGGATGCTGCAGGCTGGGGAAGGCAGCCTCGTCATCTGA
- the LOC120669394 gene encoding uncharacterized protein LOC120669394, translated as MAVGGYSHIFVAIDKLVTATTAAKVAEFIEEISHRFRVPNQIITDRGTSFIGFEFWDYCQESCIDVYYASVAHPRCNGQVERANGLIHQGLKARIFDPIEKYGAKWFQELLRVVWGLRTQRSQATSYSPFFMVYSSEAVLPSDIAFGAPRIQNYDENEAEAARCTDIDSAEEHRLTPSIQHARYEQQLRRYHDRDFNVGDLVLRRIQSTTSAHKLSSPWEGPFVVSGKVVPGTYHLQRADSTDVGNPWNIKHLRRFYP; from the coding sequence ATGGCTGTCGGCGGATATAGTCACATATTCGTGGCCATCGACAAGCTGGTGACAGCCACCACAGCAGCCAAGGTAGCCGAGTTCATTGAGGAGATATCACATCGATTCAGGGTGCCTAACCAGATCATCACAGATCGGGGTACTTCATTCATAGGCTTCGAGTTCTGGGACTACTGCCAAGAAAGCTGCATCGACGTCTACTATGCCTCCGTGGCGCACCCCAGGTGCAATGGCCAAGTTGAAAGGGCCAACGGCTTGATCCACCAGGGACTCAAAGCCAGAATTTTCGACCCGATCGAAAAGTATGGTGCAAAGTGGTTCCAAGAACTACTCAGAGTAGTTTGGGGACTACGCACACAAAGAAGCCAGGCTACCAGCTACTCGCCATTCTTCATGGTGTACAGTTCTGAAGCAGTCTTACCATCGGATATAGCTTTTGGTGCTCCGCGCATCCAGAACTACGACGAGAATGAAGCCGAAGCAGCTCGATGCACCGACATCGACTCGGCAGAGGAGCACCGCCTAACGCCCTCCATCCAGCATGCGAGATATGAACAACAGCTTCGGCGCTACCATGATCGCGACTTCAACGTCGGTGACCTAGTTCTGCGACGAATCCAGTCGACCACCAGCGCTCACAAGCTGTCTTCCCCATGGGAGGGCCCCTTTGTAGTCAGTGGGAAAGTGGTTCCAGGAACCTACCACCTACAGAGGGCAGACAGTACAGACGtgggcaacccatggaatatcaAACACCTGCGTCGCTTCTATCCGTAG
- the LOC120669672 gene encoding uncharacterized protein LOC120669672: protein MDEEAMYEFLGLRAEDERAGKERAAAEEEAAEEIGAMDLDGAELPVDDHIPGEEAAFHDREGPPMDAGTLYPSMEEFRAAVRQHAIKGQFELGTEKSCQTLFRGYCKANGCKWAIVARKMSGTKLVRITLNKEEHFCASTGRVRTKMATYHWVAEKPIPFLKKDANIGAKNYKRS from the exons ATGGATGAAGAGGCAATGTATGAATTTCTTGGTCTTAGAGCCGAGGATGAAAGAGCAGGAAAAGAGAGAGCTGCagctgaagaagaggcagcCGAAGAAATTGGGGCTATGGATTTAGATGGTGCTGAATTACCAGTTGATGACCATATTCCTGGTGAAGAAGCAGCTTTCCATGATAGGGAGGGTCCTCCTATGGATGCTGGAACATTGTACCCTAGTATGGAAGAATTTCGGGCAGCAGTAAGGCAGCATGCTATTAAAGGGCAGTTCGAGCTTGGAACTGAAAAGTCATGTCAAACATTGTTCAGGGGCTATTGCAAAGCTAATGGTTGTAAATGGGCCATTGTCGCACGGAAAATGAGTGGCACGAAGCTAGTCAGG ATTACACTGAACAAGGAAGAGCACTTTTGTGCTTCAACCGGGAGAGTGAGGACCAAGATGGCAACATATCATTGGGTGGCAGAGAAGCCTATCCCTTTTCTTAAGAAGGATGCAAACATTGGTGCAAAGAACTACAAAAGGAGCTAG
- the LOC120669395 gene encoding uncharacterized protein LOC120669395 has translation MDAYCREIRRLEAKFYGLEFHHVPRDDNVADDVLSKLGSKRPIVPPGVFVQALNSPTVKTEEEPSMKTDLVLAIGQEVLTLDIDWRSPIINFIKNNKSYPKGKEHEKLAR, from the coding sequence ATGGATGCCTATTGCAGGGAGATCAGGAGGCTCGAAGCCAAGTTTTATGGTCTGGAGTTCCACCACGTCCCCAGGGACGACAACGTGGCGGATGATGTCCTGTCCAAGCTTGGATCCAAGCGGCCCATCGTACCACCCGGCGTGTTTGTTCAAGCACTCAACAGCCCTACGGTCAAGACGGAAGAGGAACCTTCCATGAAGACCGACTTGGTCCTGGCCATAGGACAGGAGGTCCTAACCCTTGATATTGACTGGCGCTCCCCAATCATCAACTTCATCAAAAACAACAAAAGCTACCCAAAAGGAAAGGAACACGAGAAGCTTGCTCGCTGA
- the LOC120669671 gene encoding uncharacterized protein LOC120669671 isoform X1 yields the protein MESYLHPYYSVYHFRLAYSGVIKPLPDKSQWPHVDLGFKVLPRLSEIEVGRQRKNRYPSCLEDKGNKPRGKGAWQVQCKNCFQFGHRTTSPKCPLNGTKKRKSRAKKEKAGRPPGTSKEGASTSKRQRVEEQECSFSTAQEGATVSTPQKGTTVPTESQQVMLTEGVTTSSTPKSKKAVFKKKLTPTKKKLATKKKL from the exons ATGGAAAGCTACTTGCATCCTTACTACTCTGTGTACCATTTCAGACTAGCCTACTCTGGTGTCATCAAACCGTTGCCTGACAAGTCCCAGTGGCCTCATGTGgatcttggcttcaaggtctTGCCGCGGTTGTCCGAGATAGAAGTTGGGCGGCAAAGAAAAAATAGATATCCAAGCTGCTTGGAAGACAAAGGCAACAAACCTAGAGGCAAAGGGGCCTGGCAGGTTCAGTGCAAGAATTGCTTTCAATTTGGACATAGGACTACATCACCAAAGTGCCCGCTAAATGGAACTAAGAAGAG GAAGAGCCGTGCTAAAAAAGAGAAGGCTGGGAGGCCACCTGGTACTAGCAAGGAAGGTGCAAGTACATCAAAAAGACAGAGGGTTGAGGAGCAAGAATGTTCATTCAGCACAGCACAAGAAGGTGCCACCGTCAGCACACCACAAAAAGGTACCACCGTCCCTACAGAAAG CCAACAAGTGATGTTGACAGAGGGTGTGACAACAAGCAGTACTCCAAAAAGTAAGAAGGCAGTTTTTAAGAAGAAACTTACTCCAACTAAAAAGAAGCTAGCTACCAAGAAGAAACTGTGA
- the LOC120669671 gene encoding uncharacterized protein LOC120669671 isoform X2, with the protein MESYLHPYYSVYHFRLAYSGVIKPLPDKSQWPHVDLGFKVLPRLSEIEVGRQRKNRYPSCLEDKGNKPRGKGAWQVQCKNCFQFGHRTTSPKCPLNGTKKRKSRAKKEKAGRPPGTSKEGASTSKRQRVEEQECSFSTAQEGATVSTPQKANK; encoded by the exons ATGGAAAGCTACTTGCATCCTTACTACTCTGTGTACCATTTCAGACTAGCCTACTCTGGTGTCATCAAACCGTTGCCTGACAAGTCCCAGTGGCCTCATGTGgatcttggcttcaaggtctTGCCGCGGTTGTCCGAGATAGAAGTTGGGCGGCAAAGAAAAAATAGATATCCAAGCTGCTTGGAAGACAAAGGCAACAAACCTAGAGGCAAAGGGGCCTGGCAGGTTCAGTGCAAGAATTGCTTTCAATTTGGACATAGGACTACATCACCAAAGTGCCCGCTAAATGGAACTAAGAAGAG GAAGAGCCGTGCTAAAAAAGAGAAGGCTGGGAGGCCACCTGGTACTAGCAAGGAAGGTGCAAGTACATCAAAAAGACAGAGGGTTGAGGAGCAAGAATGTTCATTCAGCACAGCACAAGAAGGTGCCACCGTCAGCACACCACAAAAAG CCAACAAGTGA